A DNA window from Impatiens glandulifera chromosome 7, dImpGla2.1, whole genome shotgun sequence contains the following coding sequences:
- the LOC124945309 gene encoding fasciclin-like arabinogalactan protein 2 — MQIAYQALVGALALSFLIISTTTTEAHNITKILAKYPEFSTFNHYLSITHLAAEINRRETITVCAVDNAAMSDVLSKGYSVYTIRNILSLHIFADYFGAKKLHQITGGSTTTSSMFQASGDADGTTGYVNITDFKGGKVAFGALDETGGYKLTSTFVKSVQEMPYNISVIQISHILTSSEAEAPTAAPEAINITSIMNEQGCKAFSDLVISSKAITVYNENLEGGLTVFCPSDAAVKAFMPKYKNLTALGKQSLVLYHAIAMYQSLQMLKSNNGLMTTLATDGDSKYDFDVQTDGEDVTLKTKVVIATVTSTVKDQEPLALFRINKVLQPRELFKGAAAEDADSPAESPKKKKGKKGKAEAPSPDSDDDSDAADQTVNWAIRIGSGWWMGLSVVLSLIV; from the coding sequence ATGCAGATAGCATATCAAGCTCTGGTCGGAGCTCTGGCTCTGTCTTTCCTCAtcatctccaccaccaccaccgaaGCTCACAACATCACTAAAATCCTCGCAAAATACCCTGAATTCTCAACATTCAACCACTACCTCTCAATCACACACCTCGCCGCCGAAATCAATCGCCGAGAAACAATCACAGTCTGCGCCGTCGACAACGCCGCCATGTCCGACGTCCTCTCAAAAGGCTACTCAGTCTACACAATTCGCAACATTCTCTCATTACACATCTTCGCCGATTACTTCGGTGCCAAAAAACTCCACCAAATCACCGGCGGATCCACTACAACATCGTCCATGTTCCAAGCCTCCGGCGACGCCGACGGCACAACAGGATACGTCAACATAACTGATTTCAAAGGCGGTAAAGTCGCATTCGGTGCACTAGACGAAACCGGAGGTTACAAATTAACATCAACTTTTGTTAAATCAGTTCAAGAGATGCCTTATAATATATCAGTAATTCAAATCAGTCATATCTTGACTTCGTCGGAGGCTGAAGCTCCGACTGCAGCTCCGGAAGCGATTAATATAACATCGATTATGAATGAACAAGGGTGTAAAGCATTTTCAGATCTAGTAATTTCATCTAAAGCAATAACTGTTTATAATGAAAATCTAGAAGGTGGGTTGACTGTGTTTTGTCCATCTGATGCTGCTGTGAAAGCCTTTATGCCGAAGTATAAGAACTTAACTGCTTTGGGGAAACAATCTTTGGTACTTTATCATGCGATTGCAATGTATCAATCTTTACAAATGTTGAAATCGAATAATGGGTTAATGACAACTTTGGCGACTGATGGAGATAGTAAGTATGATTTTGATGTTCAGACTGATGGAGAAGATGTGACATTGAAGACGAAGGTGGTTATTGCTACTGTTACGAGTACTGTTAAGGATCAAGAACCGTTAGCTTTGTTTAGGATTAATAAGGTTTTGCAACCTAGAGAACTTTTTAAGGGGGCGGCGGCGGAGGATGCGGATAGTCCGGCGGAATcgccgaagaagaagaaggggaaGAAGGGGAAAGCGGAGGCGCCGTCGCCGGATTCTGATGATGATTCGGATGCGGCGGATCAGACTGTGAATTGGGCGATCCGGATTGGATCCGGATGGTGGATGGGTTTGTCGGTGGTGCTTAGTTTGATTGtgtga